The following proteins come from a genomic window of Tepidiforma thermophila:
- a CDS encoding FecCD family ABC transporter permease has translation MAAETAAPAASAPPRALARGSWRPLLVLLVGLAILAAAGYASLMFGAVRLSPGEVWSGLTSSDDAFARNVVWQIRYPRLLDAMIVGAGLAVAGALLQGVTRNPLADPTILGVTAACGLASASLIVYDPQSPQWAIAAACVVGGLVGAGVLYVIAWRGAVSPLRLTLAGVALSAFFGAAIVGLLASSRTFLQTSLGFLAGGLYGSEWRDLWAALPWFAAAMAVALLLAGRLNILALGDDVAAGLGLLTDRTRLMVLAVVGMLTAAAVSIAGLVSFVGLVCPHIARYTVGSDNRLVIPFSALYGAILVVLADLGARLIIQPAEVPMGIITAAIGAPFLLYLVRFR, from the coding sequence ATGGCCGCCGAAACTGCCGCACCAGCCGCGAGCGCCCCGCCCCGGGCGCTCGCGCGCGGCAGCTGGCGGCCGCTGCTCGTCCTCCTCGTCGGCCTGGCCATCCTCGCCGCTGCCGGTTACGCCAGTCTCATGTTCGGCGCCGTCCGGCTCTCCCCCGGCGAAGTCTGGTCCGGGCTCACGTCCTCCGACGACGCCTTCGCCCGCAACGTCGTCTGGCAGATCCGCTACCCCCGCCTCCTCGATGCCATGATCGTCGGCGCCGGCCTCGCCGTCGCCGGCGCCCTCCTCCAGGGCGTCACCCGCAACCCCCTCGCCGACCCCACCATCCTCGGCGTTACCGCCGCCTGCGGGCTCGCCAGCGCCAGCCTCATCGTCTACGACCCCCAGTCCCCCCAGTGGGCGATCGCTGCCGCCTGCGTCGTCGGCGGACTCGTCGGCGCAGGTGTCCTCTACGTCATCGCCTGGCGCGGCGCCGTCTCCCCCCTCCGCCTCACCCTCGCCGGCGTCGCCCTCTCCGCCTTCTTCGGCGCCGCCATCGTCGGGCTCCTCGCCTCCTCCCGGACCTTCCTCCAGACCAGCCTCGGCTTCCTCGCCGGCGGCCTCTACGGCTCCGAATGGCGCGACCTCTGGGCCGCCCTGCCCTGGTTCGCTGCCGCCATGGCCGTCGCCCTCCTCCTCGCCGGCCGCCTGAACATCCTCGCCCTCGGCGACGACGTCGCTGCCGGCCTCGGCCTCCTCACCGACCGCACCCGCCTCATGGTCCTCGCGGTCGTCGGCATGCTCACCGCCGCAGCGGTCTCGATCGCCGGCCTGGTCAGCTTCGTCGGCCTCGTCTGTCCCCATATCGCCCGCTACACCGTCGGCAGCGATAACCGCCTCGTCATCCCCTTCAGCGCCCTCTACGGCGCCATCCTCGTCGTCCTCGCCGACCTCGGAGCCCGCCTCATTATCCAGCCCGCCGAGGTCCCCATGGGCATCATCACCGCCGCAATCGGCGCCCCCTTCCTCCTCTACCTGGTCCGCTTCCGATGA
- a CDS encoding lipopolysaccharide biosynthesis protein, protein MGAACAAVVVNGVVAGVFLGREAFVRYNLALVCPPLFALAGIAATFFVLGQRTPGAALWAYAAGWWAAVALLLASGGGAGARAARLEGAMLAAIGRFSLLAGVASGISYLNYRADLFVVRHFEGEEGVAVYSLAVYLAESVWQVSGSLALATYARVGSLSRPEAAALTARVMRHTVVLLGVICAGLFAASWAIEAVVFPKYDGMGSALRFILPGVLLYGLAQSFSGFYTYQRGMPWVSAVVAGAGLALDMAFAFTLVPRMGVDGAALASALAYSLAILGGLTVFMRQERIGPAGIFRFGRAELEDYRALVSRLRAGLARAQG, encoded by the coding sequence GTGGGGGCGGCGTGCGCAGCGGTCGTGGTGAACGGTGTGGTGGCCGGGGTGTTCCTCGGGCGGGAGGCGTTCGTCCGGTACAACCTGGCGCTGGTGTGCCCGCCGCTGTTCGCGCTGGCGGGGATTGCAGCGACGTTCTTCGTCCTGGGCCAGCGGACGCCGGGCGCGGCGCTTTGGGCGTACGCGGCAGGCTGGTGGGCGGCGGTAGCGCTGCTGCTTGCCTCAGGCGGGGGGGCAGGTGCGCGGGCAGCGCGGCTGGAAGGGGCGATGCTGGCCGCCATCGGGCGGTTTTCGCTGCTTGCAGGCGTCGCAAGCGGGATTTCGTACCTGAACTACCGGGCCGATCTGTTCGTGGTGCGGCACTTCGAGGGCGAAGAGGGAGTGGCGGTCTACTCGCTGGCGGTCTATCTCGCCGAGTCGGTGTGGCAGGTGAGCGGTTCGCTGGCGCTGGCGACGTACGCGCGGGTGGGGTCGCTCTCGCGGCCGGAGGCGGCAGCGCTGACGGCGCGGGTGATGCGGCACACGGTGGTGCTGCTCGGGGTAATCTGCGCGGGGCTGTTCGCGGCGTCGTGGGCGATTGAGGCGGTGGTGTTCCCGAAGTACGACGGCATGGGGTCGGCGCTGCGGTTCATCCTTCCGGGGGTGCTGCTGTACGGGCTGGCGCAGTCGTTTTCGGGCTTCTACACGTACCAGCGGGGGATGCCGTGGGTGTCGGCGGTGGTTGCCGGGGCGGGGCTTGCGCTCGACATGGCCTTCGCGTTCACGCTGGTGCCGCGGATGGGGGTCGATGGCGCAGCGCTGGCGAGCGCGCTGGCGTACAGCCTGGCGATTCTCGGGGGGCTGACGGTCTTCATGCGGCAGGAGCGGATCGGACCGGCGGGGATCTTCCGGTTCGGGCGGGCGGAGCTGGAGGACTACCGGGCGCTGGTCAGCCGGCTGCGGGCCGGGCTGGCGCGGGCGCAGGGGTAG
- a CDS encoding enoyl-CoA hydratase/isomerase family protein: protein MEYEAILYDVEDGVATITLNKPERLNAFDDQMLAEWADAIRRADQDRGVGAIIITGAGRGFCSGMNVAAEAGGHGVLRTQATVADRRHSLRDRVHPIPRALIQLEKPYIAAINGAAAGAGMDMATMADIRFAATTARMGMTYVRMGLIPGDGGAYTLPRVIGVQRALDLIWTGRMITAQEALEMGYVLAVYEPEELLPRVKEYARQIAKGPGVAVQLSKKLVYRSANISFDEHLDMAQMAMFIAQSTEDAREGPRAFVEKREPQFKGY, encoded by the coding sequence ATGGAGTACGAGGCGATCCTGTATGACGTCGAGGACGGCGTTGCGACGATTACGCTGAACAAGCCGGAGCGGCTGAACGCGTTTGATGACCAGATGCTGGCGGAGTGGGCGGATGCGATCCGGCGTGCGGACCAGGACCGCGGGGTTGGGGCGATCATCATTACCGGAGCCGGACGCGGGTTCTGCAGCGGGATGAATGTGGCGGCGGAGGCGGGCGGTCACGGCGTGCTTCGAACGCAGGCGACGGTGGCGGACCGGCGGCACAGCCTGCGCGACCGGGTGCACCCGATTCCGCGGGCGCTCATCCAGCTGGAGAAGCCGTACATCGCGGCGATCAACGGTGCGGCGGCCGGCGCGGGGATGGACATGGCAACGATGGCCGATATCCGGTTTGCGGCAACGACGGCGCGGATGGGGATGACCTATGTGCGGATGGGGCTCATCCCGGGGGACGGGGGTGCGTACACGCTTCCGCGGGTGATTGGGGTGCAGCGGGCGCTGGATTTGATCTGGACGGGGCGGATGATCACGGCGCAGGAAGCGCTGGAGATGGGGTATGTGCTGGCGGTGTACGAGCCGGAGGAGCTGCTGCCGCGGGTGAAGGAGTACGCGCGCCAGATTGCGAAGGGGCCGGGGGTGGCGGTGCAGCTTTCGAAGAAGCTGGTGTATCGGTCGGCGAACATTTCGTTCGACGAGCACCTGGACATGGCGCAGATGGCGATGTTCATCGCGCAATCGACGGAGGACGCGCGGGAGGGTCCGCGGGCGTTTGTGGAGAAGCGGGAGCCGCAGTTCAAGGGGTACTAG
- a CDS encoding ABC transporter substrate-binding protein, giving the protein MKASLRRLLLLGAAATVAASALVAAACGGDDDDDATPAPTETAAQTATAAPASPSPAAAYPVTVTDMLGRNVEIKAEPKTIVAVSPTAVELVYAAGKTVAGRPSTANYPPEAQSAQAVGTAYQPNLEAILALKPDLVIADSVIHAQPALRQPLEGLPVPVIFAGANSYQQVLDALRLVGKALNATATTDKVIADIEQSLANAKKAVAGKNITAIAVLSDRDQTLYAAKSTSYTGDILKELGIKNPADALPDAGPFPGYATIAPEKLVEFNPDYIFAITPAPPPAPRLANLIPTIPPFRGLKAVTNNHVIDSDVELFVQAPGPRVKLALDAVAKAVGGQ; this is encoded by the coding sequence ATGAAAGCTTCACTCCGCCGCCTCCTCCTGCTTGGCGCAGCCGCAACGGTTGCCGCCTCCGCCCTCGTTGCCGCTGCCTGCGGCGGCGATGACGACGACGACGCCACGCCCGCGCCTACCGAAACCGCAGCCCAAACCGCCACCGCGGCGCCCGCCTCCCCCTCGCCGGCCGCCGCCTACCCCGTCACCGTGACCGACATGCTCGGCCGCAATGTCGAAATCAAGGCCGAACCGAAGACCATCGTCGCCGTCAGCCCCACCGCCGTCGAGCTGGTCTACGCCGCCGGGAAGACCGTCGCCGGCCGGCCCTCCACGGCGAACTACCCGCCCGAGGCCCAGTCGGCCCAGGCCGTCGGCACCGCTTACCAGCCCAACCTCGAGGCCATCCTCGCTCTCAAACCCGACCTCGTCATCGCTGACTCCGTCATCCACGCCCAGCCCGCACTCCGCCAGCCGCTCGAAGGGCTTCCCGTCCCGGTCATCTTCGCCGGCGCCAACAGCTACCAGCAGGTCCTCGATGCCCTCCGCCTCGTCGGCAAGGCCCTCAACGCCACCGCCACCACTGATAAGGTCATCGCCGATATCGAACAGTCGCTCGCCAACGCCAAGAAGGCCGTCGCCGGTAAGAACATCACTGCGATCGCCGTCCTCTCCGACCGCGACCAGACCCTCTACGCCGCCAAGAGCACCAGCTACACCGGCGACATCCTCAAAGAGCTCGGCATCAAGAACCCCGCCGATGCCCTGCCCGATGCCGGCCCATTCCCCGGCTACGCCACCATCGCGCCCGAAAAACTCGTCGAGTTCAACCCCGACTATATCTTCGCCATCACCCCGGCGCCCCCGCCGGCACCCCGCCTCGCAAACCTGATCCCGACCATCCCGCCCTTCCGCGGCCTCAAGGCCGTCACCAATAACCACGTCATCGACTCCGACGTCGAGCTCTTCGTGCAGGCGCCCGGCCCGCGCGTCAAGCTGGCCCTCGACGCCGTCGCGAAGGCCGTCGGCGGGCAGTAA
- a CDS encoding acyl-CoA dehydrogenase codes for MEFKFTAEHEALRKEVRDFLAEALPNRGVGPVRPTSQENWEEQLAFNKKLAKKGWIAPAWPKEYGGLGWSHINQMIFSEELSYAGAPDGGRVFNVGMIGPTLIVHGTPEQKAEHLPRITNAEVTWCQGYSEPGAGSDLASLQTRAVRDGDDYIVNGQKIWTTGAHHADWCFLLVRTDPDAPKHKGISFLLVDMKTPGITVRPLINMAGYHEFNEVFFEDVRVPVRNRVGEENRGWYVAMTLLDFERSNVASIAANQRQLELLMQLWRERRSGEAYRDILRHRIADLWVANEVGRMLAYRIAWMQEAGRIPNYEASVIKVFATELAQRITNFGVNLFGPAGALEPDSKYAVANGIFEKGHLVNVAPTIYSGSSEIQRNIIAQRGLGLPRD; via the coding sequence ATGGAATTCAAGTTCACCGCTGAACACGAAGCCCTCCGCAAGGAGGTGCGCGACTTCCTCGCAGAAGCCCTCCCCAACCGCGGGGTCGGCCCGGTCCGGCCCACCTCCCAGGAGAACTGGGAAGAGCAGCTCGCCTTCAACAAAAAGCTCGCGAAGAAGGGCTGGATCGCCCCCGCCTGGCCGAAGGAGTACGGCGGCCTCGGCTGGAGCCACATCAACCAGATGATCTTCAGCGAGGAGCTCTCCTACGCCGGCGCCCCCGATGGCGGCCGCGTCTTCAACGTCGGCATGATCGGCCCCACCCTCATCGTCCACGGCACCCCCGAGCAGAAGGCCGAGCACCTCCCCCGTATCACCAACGCCGAAGTCACCTGGTGCCAGGGCTACTCCGAACCCGGCGCCGGCTCCGACCTCGCCTCCCTCCAGACCCGCGCCGTCCGCGACGGTGACGACTACATCGTCAACGGCCAAAAGATCTGGACCACCGGCGCCCACCACGCCGACTGGTGCTTCCTGCTCGTCCGCACCGACCCCGACGCGCCGAAGCACAAGGGCATCTCCTTCCTCCTCGTCGACATGAAGACGCCGGGCATCACCGTCCGCCCCCTCATCAACATGGCCGGCTACCACGAATTCAACGAGGTCTTCTTCGAAGACGTCCGCGTACCGGTCCGCAACCGCGTCGGCGAGGAGAACCGCGGCTGGTACGTCGCCATGACCCTGCTCGACTTCGAGCGCTCCAACGTCGCCTCCATCGCTGCCAACCAGCGCCAGCTCGAACTCCTCATGCAGCTCTGGCGCGAACGCCGCTCCGGCGAAGCCTACCGCGACATCCTCCGCCACCGCATCGCCGACCTTTGGGTCGCGAACGAAGTCGGCCGCATGCTCGCCTACCGCATCGCCTGGATGCAGGAGGCCGGCCGCATCCCGAACTACGAAGCCTCCGTCATCAAGGTCTTCGCCACGGAGCTCGCCCAGCGGATTACGAACTTCGGTGTCAACCTCTTCGGGCCTGCCGGCGCCCTCGAGCCCGACTCGAAGTACGCCGTCGCCAACGGCATCTTCGAAAAAGGGCACCTCGTCAACGTCGCGCCGACCATCTACAGCGGCTCGAGCGAAATCCAGCGCAACATCATCGCCCAGCGCGGCCTCGGCCTCCCGCGCGACTGA
- a CDS encoding FitA-like ribbon-helix-helix domain-containing protein — protein MANVTIRNVPEELHAALKERARRNRRSLNEEVLALLESACQAPPGPADELAGAIDAARERWRDSAREQELPTSDEVAGWIRSGRA, from the coding sequence ATGGCGAACGTCACCATCCGCAACGTACCTGAAGAGCTCCACGCAGCGCTGAAGGAACGCGCACGGCGAAACCGGAGGAGCCTCAACGAGGAGGTGCTGGCGCTGCTGGAATCCGCCTGCCAGGCACCTCCCGGTCCTGCCGACGAGCTCGCGGGCGCTATCGACGCCGCCCGTGAACGCTGGCGTGACAGCGCCCGGGAGCAGGAGCTGCCGACATCTGATGAAGTGGCGGGCTGGATTCGCAGCGGGCGGGCGTGA
- a CDS encoding type II toxin-antitoxin system VapC family toxin yields MADRTANELAVRVRALDASWVAAPIWRLEFLNAAAGYLRRGLISAESLMDAYNLAARAVASFRPSYGAVAELLAQSTCTAYDLAYVQVARETGAPLVTFDREILNEFPGTATHPEVLLAGQV; encoded by the coding sequence GTGGCAGACCGAACCGCAAATGAGCTCGCCGTCCGCGTGCGTGCGCTCGACGCCAGCTGGGTGGCTGCTCCCATCTGGCGGCTGGAGTTTTTGAACGCCGCTGCGGGGTACCTGCGGCGCGGGCTGATCAGCGCCGAGAGCCTCATGGATGCCTACAACCTCGCGGCACGCGCCGTCGCGTCGTTTCGTCCCTCCTACGGCGCGGTAGCGGAGCTGCTCGCCCAGAGCACCTGCACCGCCTATGACCTCGCGTACGTGCAGGTTGCCCGGGAGACCGGAGCACCGCTCGTCACGTTCGACCGGGAGATCCTGAACGAGTTCCCAGGCACGGCGACCCACCCCGAGGTCCTCCTTGCGGGGCAGGTCTGA
- a CDS encoding Uma2 family endonuclease → MSAQPGPAPALLTADEFWQLPDPPHGGRLELVEGRVIEHMPVGERHGAVAAELALALGSFVKRYRLGRLDLETGYRVARNPDTVLAPDLAFRAADRIQGPPSDRYVDGAPTLAVEIMSPEDREADVARKIQLYLDAGASRVWIVRPRNRTITVHRPGGDAHTYTERDTLTSDDAAFPVPGFELPLAALFSD, encoded by the coding sequence ATGAGCGCCCAGCCCGGCCCGGCGCCGGCCCTGCTCACGGCCGACGAATTCTGGCAGCTTCCTGACCCGCCCCACGGCGGCCGGCTCGAACTGGTCGAAGGGAGGGTCATCGAGCATATGCCCGTCGGAGAACGCCACGGCGCCGTCGCTGCGGAGCTCGCCCTCGCGCTCGGTTCGTTCGTCAAGCGCTATCGCCTCGGCAGGCTCGACCTCGAGACCGGCTACCGCGTCGCGCGAAACCCCGACACCGTCCTCGCCCCGGACCTCGCCTTCCGCGCTGCCGACCGCATCCAGGGCCCTCCGTCGGACCGCTACGTCGACGGCGCGCCCACCCTCGCCGTCGAAATCATGTCGCCCGAAGACCGCGAGGCCGACGTCGCCCGCAAGATCCAGCTCTACCTTGATGCCGGCGCCAGCCGCGTCTGGATTGTCCGGCCGCGCAACCGCACCATCACCGTCCACCGGCCCGGCGGCGATGCCCACACGTACACCGAGCGCGACACCCTCACGAGCGACGACGCCGCCTTTCCCGTACCCGGCTTCGAACTCCCCCTCGCCGCCCTTTTCAGCGACTGA
- a CDS encoding ABC transporter ATP-binding protein, translated as MNLAVEHLTLAHGHRVVVHDVSFTVEAGEMVAIVGPNGSGKSTLLRGMARLHPPRAGRVLLDGRDIRGMNSRHVARVLAILPQAPAGGLDLTVRELAFRGRYPHQGLLQRVTRRDIDAVEWALESTDVLHLADRPLAALSGGERQRAWIAMALAQEPRILLLDEPTTFLDVAHQVDVMHLLRRLNARGITIVAVLHDLALAGRFTSRVIALRDGRLAFDGPPSAVLQPEALERVFGVPMLVLADPDTGLPIPIPRPDPALCPAAPTPAPAPARPAAG; from the coding sequence ATGAACCTCGCCGTCGAACACCTCACCCTCGCCCACGGTCACCGCGTCGTCGTCCACGATGTCTCCTTCACCGTCGAAGCCGGAGAAATGGTCGCCATCGTCGGCCCGAACGGTTCCGGCAAGAGCACCCTTCTCCGCGGCATGGCCCGTCTCCACCCGCCCCGCGCCGGCCGCGTCCTCCTCGATGGCCGCGACATCCGCGGTATGAACTCCCGTCACGTCGCCCGCGTCCTCGCCATCCTCCCCCAGGCCCCGGCCGGCGGCCTCGACCTCACCGTCCGCGAACTCGCGTTCCGCGGCCGCTACCCCCACCAGGGCCTCCTCCAGCGCGTCACCCGCCGCGATATCGACGCCGTCGAGTGGGCCCTCGAATCCACCGATGTCCTCCACCTTGCCGACCGCCCCCTTGCTGCCCTCTCCGGCGGCGAGCGCCAGCGCGCCTGGATCGCCATGGCCCTCGCCCAGGAGCCCCGCATCCTCCTGCTCGATGAGCCCACCACCTTCCTCGACGTCGCCCACCAGGTGGACGTGATGCACCTCCTCCGCCGCCTCAACGCCCGCGGCATCACCATCGTCGCCGTCCTCCACGACCTCGCCCTCGCCGGCCGCTTCACCTCCCGCGTCATCGCGCTCCGCGATGGCCGCCTCGCCTTCGATGGCCCGCCGTCGGCCGTCCTCCAGCCCGAAGCCCTTGAGCGCGTCTTCGGCGTCCCAATGCTCGTCCTGGCCGACCCCGATACCGGCCTCCCCATCCCCATCCCCCGGCCCGACCCCGCCCTTTGCCCTGCCGCGCCTACCCCTGCGCCCGCGCCAGCCCGGCCCGCAGCCGGCTGA
- a CDS encoding Uma2 family endonuclease, which translates to MSAQPGPAPDLLTADEFWQLPDPPHGGRLELVEGRVIEHMPVGRRHGRVAARIVAELHAFVARHALGEVHTEVGYRLARAPDTVVAPDVAFLDRDRLRDAAQDRYVDGAPTLAVEIMSPEDREADVARKIQLYLDAGASRVWIVRPRNRTITVHRPGGDAHTYTERDTLTSEDAAFPVPGFELPLAALFDD; encoded by the coding sequence ATGAGCGCCCAGCCCGGCCCGGCGCCGGACCTGCTCACGGCCGACGAATTCTGGCAGCTTCCTGACCCGCCCCACGGCGGCCGGCTCGAACTGGTCGAAGGGAGGGTCATCGAGCATATGCCCGTCGGACGCCGCCACGGCAGGGTCGCCGCCCGCATCGTCGCGGAGCTCCATGCCTTTGTCGCCCGGCATGCGCTCGGCGAGGTCCACACCGAGGTGGGGTACCGGCTCGCCCGCGCCCCCGATACCGTCGTCGCACCTGATGTCGCATTCCTGGACCGCGACCGCCTGCGCGATGCAGCCCAGGACCGCTACGTTGACGGCGCGCCCACCCTCGCCGTCGAAATCATGTCCCCGGAAGACCGCGAGGCCGACGTCGCCCGCAAGATCCAGCTCTACCTCGATGCCGGCGCCAGCCGCGTCTGGATTGTCCGGCCGCGCAACCGCACCATCACCGTCCACCGGCCCGGCGGCGATGCCCACACCTACACCGAACGCGACACCCTCACGAGCGAAGACGCCGCCTTTCCCGTACCCGGCTTCGAACTCCCCCTCGCCGCCCTCTTCGACGACTGA
- a CDS encoding flavin reductase family protein — MEKALLALSYGVHVIGSRAADGTLNAMLADWVMQVSFKPRLLAVSIENDARTLRFIRETRVFTVNLLHEKDGITIARKVVMPSEAKKVRGRSEEMAAQVIDKLADIPYGLHENGCPVLDQALGWIACNAVQFVEVGDHTLVIGECVDGERLRPGEMLIERDLGWEYGG; from the coding sequence GTGGAGAAGGCGCTCCTGGCGCTTTCGTACGGCGTGCACGTCATCGGTTCGCGCGCTGCGGACGGGACGCTGAATGCGATGCTTGCGGACTGGGTGATGCAGGTGTCGTTCAAGCCGAGGCTGCTGGCGGTTTCGATTGAGAACGATGCGCGTACGCTGCGGTTCATCCGGGAGACGCGGGTGTTCACGGTGAATCTGCTGCACGAGAAGGACGGCATCACCATTGCGCGGAAGGTGGTGATGCCGTCGGAGGCGAAGAAGGTGCGGGGACGGTCGGAGGAGATGGCGGCGCAGGTGATCGACAAGCTGGCGGACATCCCGTACGGCCTGCATGAGAACGGCTGCCCGGTGCTGGACCAGGCGCTGGGGTGGATTGCGTGCAATGCGGTGCAGTTCGTGGAGGTGGGGGACCACACGCTCGTCATCGGGGAGTGCGTGGACGGGGAGCGGCTGCGGCCCGGGGAGATGCTGATCGAGCGGGACCTGGGCTGGGAGTACGGCGGGTAG